In the genome of Dickeya fangzhongdai, one region contains:
- the rng gene encoding ribonuclease G, translated as MTAELLVNITPSETRVAYIDGGILQEIHIEREARRGIVGNIYKGRVSRVLPGMQAAFVDIGLDKAAFLHASDIMPHTECVAGDEQKNFHVRDIAELVRQGQDLMVQVVKDPLGTKGARLTTDITLPSRYLVFMPGASHVGVSQRIESEAERERLKKTVADYCDEQGGFIIRTAAEGVGEEELAQDAAFLKRLWTKVMERKKRNQTKCKLYGELALAHRILRDFAGASLDRIRVDSKLTYDSLLEFTAEYIPEMTSKLEHYSGKQPIFDLYDVENEIQRALDRKVELKSGGYLIIDQTEAMTTIDINTGAFVGHRNLDETIFNTNIEATQAIARQLRLRNLGGIIIIDFIDMGNEDHRRRVLHSLEQALSKDRVKTGISGFSQLGLVEMTRKRTRESIEHVLCSECPTCHGRGSVKTVETVCYEIMREIVRVHHAYDSDRFLVYASPAVGEALKSDESHALAEVEIFVGKQVKVQIEPLYSQEQFDVVMM; from the coding sequence ATGACCGCTGAGTTGCTGGTAAACATTACCCCTTCAGAGACGCGTGTCGCTTATATCGACGGCGGTATTTTGCAGGAAATCCATATCGAGCGGGAAGCCCGGCGTGGAATTGTCGGCAATATCTACAAAGGCCGGGTCAGCCGTGTGCTGCCGGGCATGCAGGCGGCGTTCGTCGATATCGGGCTGGATAAAGCGGCGTTTCTGCACGCGTCCGATATCATGCCGCATACCGAGTGCGTGGCTGGCGACGAGCAGAAAAATTTCCATGTGCGCGACATCGCCGAACTGGTGCGTCAGGGGCAGGACCTGATGGTCCAGGTGGTGAAAGACCCGCTCGGCACCAAGGGCGCGCGCCTGACTACCGATATTACGCTGCCGTCGCGTTATCTGGTGTTCATGCCGGGCGCGTCGCACGTCGGGGTATCTCAGCGTATTGAAAGCGAAGCCGAGCGCGAGCGCCTGAAAAAGACGGTGGCCGATTACTGCGACGAGCAGGGCGGCTTTATCATCCGTACCGCCGCCGAGGGCGTGGGCGAAGAAGAGCTGGCGCAAGATGCCGCCTTTCTCAAGCGCTTGTGGACCAAGGTGATGGAACGCAAAAAGCGCAACCAGACCAAATGCAAACTGTATGGCGAGCTGGCGCTGGCCCATCGCATCCTGCGTGATTTCGCCGGCGCGTCGCTGGATCGCATCCGTGTTGATTCAAAGCTGACCTACGACTCGCTGCTGGAATTCACCGCCGAATACATCCCGGAAATGACCAGCAAGCTGGAGCATTACAGCGGCAAACAGCCGATTTTCGACCTGTACGACGTGGAAAACGAGATTCAGCGGGCGCTGGATCGCAAGGTAGAACTGAAATCCGGCGGCTACCTGATTATCGACCAGACGGAAGCGATGACCACCATCGACATCAACACCGGCGCGTTTGTCGGTCACCGCAATCTGGACGAAACCATTTTCAATACCAATATCGAAGCGACGCAGGCGATTGCCCGTCAGCTGCGGCTGCGTAATCTGGGCGGGATCATCATCATCGATTTCATCGACATGGGGAATGAGGATCACCGCCGTCGCGTGCTGCATTCGCTGGAGCAGGCGCTAAGCAAGGATCGGGTCAAAACCGGCATCAGCGGCTTCTCTCAATTGGGACTGGTGGAGATGACGCGCAAGCGCACCCGTGAGAGCATAGAACATGTGTTGTGTAGCGAGTGTCCTACCTGTCACGGCCGCGGGTCGGTAAAAACCGTGGAAACCGTGTGCTATGAAATCATGCGCGAAATCGTGCGTGTACACCATGCTTATGATTCCGACCGCTTCCTGGTTTACGCCTCGCCGGCGGTGGGCGAAGCATTGAAAAGCGACGAGTCGCATGCACTGGCGGAAGTGGAGATTTTCGTCGGCAAACAGGTCAAGGTTCAGATCGAACCCCTGTACAGCCAGGAACAGTTTGATGTGGTCATGATGTAA